The Desmonostoc muscorum LEGE 12446 genome includes a region encoding these proteins:
- a CDS encoding oxidoreductase has protein sequence MVTFSINKTRVWFITGSSKGLGRALAETLLESGETVVLTARNPQLIEDLAASFPEHTLAVQLDVTKPEEVREAVKHAIAKFGRIDVLVNNAGYGILGAIEEVSNEEVRRQFETNFFGVLEVLRTVLPCMRQQGSGHIINISSVGGFVGYAGTGIYNGTKFAVEGISEALAQEVTPLGIKITIVEPGAFRTDFVTRSLVIADIEINDYEPVIGEMRKGARDILDQKLEFQEPGDPKKAALAIIQAVDSDNPPLRLVLGEDAIYAINTKLELVKAELDAWKEVSVNTAFDEVVVAK, from the coding sequence ATGGTAACATTCTCAATTAATAAAACACGAGTATGGTTTATTACTGGTAGTTCAAAAGGCTTGGGTCGAGCATTAGCAGAAACACTGCTTGAGTCGGGTGAAACTGTAGTGCTAACTGCAAGGAATCCACAGTTAATAGAAGATTTAGCAGCAAGTTTTCCAGAACATACATTGGCGGTGCAACTTGATGTCACCAAACCTGAAGAGGTACGGGAAGCAGTAAAACACGCAATTGCGAAATTTGGACGCATTGATGTACTTGTTAATAATGCTGGATATGGAATTTTAGGGGCTATAGAAGAAGTCAGCAATGAAGAAGTTCGCCGTCAGTTTGAAACAAACTTTTTTGGTGTCTTAGAAGTCCTACGGACAGTACTACCTTGTATGCGACAGCAAGGCAGTGGACACATCATTAATATTTCATCAGTGGGTGGATTTGTGGGCTATGCTGGTACGGGAATTTATAATGGTACTAAATTTGCGGTAGAAGGAATTTCCGAAGCATTAGCTCAGGAAGTTACACCCCTTGGTATCAAAATCACAATAGTCGAACCTGGTGCATTTCGTACAGATTTTGTTACGCGTTCTCTTGTTATCGCTGATATCGAAATCAATGACTATGAACCAGTGATTGGTGAGATGCGTAAAGGTGCGCGGGATATCTTAGATCAGAAATTGGAATTTCAAGAACCAGGCGATCCTAAGAAAGCGGCTTTGGCAATAATTCAAGCAGTTGATAGCGATAATCCACCACTGAGATTGGTGTTAGGAGAAGATGCAATTTATGCCATTAATACTAAACTGGAGTTGGTGAAAGCAGAACTAGATGCTTGGAAAGAAGTATCTGTAAATACTGCGTTTGATGAAGTTGTAGTAGCCAAATAG
- a CDS encoding MbtH family protein — MYQDDKEDTTIYKVVVNHEEQYSIWPSDRENPIGWKDVGKDGLKQECLNYIKEVWTDMRPLSLRKKMQETSGNI, encoded by the coding sequence ATGTATCAAGACGACAAAGAAGACACAACAATTTACAAAGTTGTAGTTAATCATGAAGAACAATATTCTATTTGGCCATCTGACCGCGAAAACCCTATTGGTTGGAAGGATGTTGGAAAAGATGGTTTGAAGCAAGAATGTTTGAATTACATCAAAGAAGTCTGGACTGATATGAGACCGCTTAGCCTCCGGAAAAAGATGCAGGAAACATCTGGCAACATTTAG